A portion of the Phyllopteryx taeniolatus isolate TA_2022b chromosome 15, UOR_Ptae_1.2, whole genome shotgun sequence genome contains these proteins:
- the chsy3 gene encoding chondroitin sulfate synthase 3 isoform X2, giving the protein MPLKFRRQWTIVLFGLILGFTACSWLILPQVLEGKRNESPSCSFKSESAVGKVSGNLADSAAVDERATRVARNEASSRVLRRPEHFLYVGVMTAKKYLASRAAAAHDTWARSIPGKVEFFSSAGSDHVRLPAPIPVISLPGVDDSYPPQKKSFMMLKYIHDHYLDKYQWFMRADDDVYIRGEKLELFLRSLNSSKPLYLGQTGLGMAEELGRLALEPGENFCMGGPGMIFSREVLRRMTPHIGTCLRELYTTHEDVEVGRCVRRFGGTQCVWSYECSFHVPRLADLFNHAAKPSTCSRHPRVPRLADPPLRLKSPTPNIPFR; this is encoded by the exons ATGCCGCTCAAATTCAGGAGACAGTGGACAATCGTCCTGTTCGGTCTCATTCTCGGATTCACTGCGTGTTCTTGGTTGATTCTCCCCCAGGTTCTGGAGGGTAAACGTAACGAATCCCCCTCATGTTCGTTCAAGAGCGAATCCGCAGTCGGGAAAGTCTCGGGGAACCTCGCGGACTCGGCGGCCGTCGACGAGCGGGCCACTCGGGTTGCCCGCAACGAGGCGAGCAGTCGCGTCTTGAGGCGACCCGAGCACTTTCTCTACGTGGGCGTGATGACGGCCAAGAAGTATCTGGCTTCCCGAGCCGCGGCCGCCCACGACACCTGGGCGCGTTCGATTCCCGGAAAGGTGGAGTTCTTCTCGAGCGCGGGCTCCGACCACGTGCGCCTCCCTGCGCCGATCCCGGTGATCTCACTCCCAGGCGTGGACGATTCTTATCCGCCACAGAAGAAGTCGTTTATGATGCTGAAGTACATCCATGATCACTACCTGGATAAATACCAGTGGTTCATGCGAGCAGATGATGATGTGTATATAAGAG GTGAGAAGCTGGAGTTGTTTCTGCGTTCTCTGAACAGCAGTAAGCCTCTTTACCTTGGACAGACTGGCCTTGGCATGGCAGAGGAGTTGGGCAGACTAGCTCTTGAGCCTGGGGAGAACTTCTGCATGGGTGGACCGGGCATGATCTTCAGCAGGGAGGTTCTACGCAGGATGACACCACACATTGGTACTTGTCTCAGGGAGCTGTACACAACTCATGAGGATGTGGAAGTGGGCCGGTGTGTACGACGCTTTGGAGGGACGCAATGCGTGTGGTCCTATGAG tgTTCCTTCCAtgttccccgccttgctgacctcttcaACCACGCTGCCAAGCcgtccacctgctcacgccacccgCGCGTTCCCCGTCTTGCCGACCCGCCATTACGCCTCAAAAGTCCAACTCCAAATATTCCTTTTcgataa
- the chsy3 gene encoding chondroitin sulfate synthase 3 isoform X1: MPLKFRRQWTIVLFGLILGFTACSWLILPQVLEGKRNESPSCSFKSESAVGKVSGNLADSAAVDERATRVARNEASSRVLRRPEHFLYVGVMTAKKYLASRAAAAHDTWARSIPGKVEFFSSAGSDHVRLPAPIPVISLPGVDDSYPPQKKSFMMLKYIHDHYLDKYQWFMRADDDVYIRGEKLELFLRSLNSSKPLYLGQTGLGMAEELGRLALEPGENFCMGGPGMIFSREVLRRMTPHIGTCLRELYTTHEDVEVGRCVRRFGGTQCVWSYEMQQLFYENYEHKKGFIEELHSSKIHNAITLHPNKWPAYQHRLHNYMLTREISRLRYDTILLHREGLTMTHLSDTEMSWEDEQLGGPPSYMRYQPSHRNDVIEWDFLTGRHIYSAVENKVARQSLGNSLRTALEDIILQVMEMINENSKSRGRVIDFKEIQYGYYRVDPMHGAEYILDLLLLYKKHKGRKITVPVRRHAYLQQSFSRPFFRESEELNVADLVTAINSESQSLSFLPNSLKFLSPFQFYESTREIWEQSQRKVNVLVPLSGRYDTFVRFMENFEKVCLIPKQNVKLSVILVDNERYENKGKHIQLIKEYNRKYPKADLSVIPMTGNFSRGFALELGSSLSDNGTLLFFCDVDLIFNADALQRCRDNTVQGRQIYFPIIFSQYNPKIVYAEKAPRENNFVLTKKGGFWRTYGFGIACVVKSDLLKAGGFDTSILGWGLEDVDLFTKVIHSGLKVLRSQEPGIIHIYHPVRCNLSLDPKQLKMCLGSKASTHASTMQLAELWMEKHIGIYNKTLS; encoded by the exons ATGCCGCTCAAATTCAGGAGACAGTGGACAATCGTCCTGTTCGGTCTCATTCTCGGATTCACTGCGTGTTCTTGGTTGATTCTCCCCCAGGTTCTGGAGGGTAAACGTAACGAATCCCCCTCATGTTCGTTCAAGAGCGAATCCGCAGTCGGGAAAGTCTCGGGGAACCTCGCGGACTCGGCGGCCGTCGACGAGCGGGCCACTCGGGTTGCCCGCAACGAGGCGAGCAGTCGCGTCTTGAGGCGACCCGAGCACTTTCTCTACGTGGGCGTGATGACGGCCAAGAAGTATCTGGCTTCCCGAGCCGCGGCCGCCCACGACACCTGGGCGCGTTCGATTCCCGGAAAGGTGGAGTTCTTCTCGAGCGCGGGCTCCGACCACGTGCGCCTCCCTGCGCCGATCCCGGTGATCTCACTCCCAGGCGTGGACGATTCTTATCCGCCACAGAAGAAGTCGTTTATGATGCTGAAGTACATCCATGATCACTACCTGGATAAATACCAGTGGTTCATGCGAGCAGATGATGATGTGTATATAAGAG GTGAGAAGCTGGAGTTGTTTCTGCGTTCTCTGAACAGCAGTAAGCCTCTTTACCTTGGACAGACTGGCCTTGGCATGGCAGAGGAGTTGGGCAGACTAGCTCTTGAGCCTGGGGAGAACTTCTGCATGGGTGGACCGGGCATGATCTTCAGCAGGGAGGTTCTACGCAGGATGACACCACACATTGGTACTTGTCTCAGGGAGCTGTACACAACTCATGAGGATGTGGAAGTGGGCCGGTGTGTACGACGCTTTGGAGGGACGCAATGCGTGTGGTCCTATGAG ATGCAGCAGCTATTCTATGAGAATTACGAACACAAGAAAGGTTTCATCGAAGAGCTGCACAGTAGCAAGATCCACAATGCCATCACACTACATCCCAACAAATGGCCTGcttaccagcaccgactccatAACTACATGTTGACCCGCGAGATCTCGAGGCTGCGCTACGACACCATTCTGCTCCATCGGGAAGGCCTGACTATGACGCATCTCAGTGACACGGAAATGTCGTGGGAGGACGAGCAACTGGGAGGACCACCGTCCTACATGCGTTATCAGCCCAGCCATCGAAATGACGTCATCGAGTGGGATTTTCTGACGGGGCGCCATATTTATTCCGCTGTTGAAAACAAGGTTGCCCGCCAAAGCCTGGGAAACTCACTCCGGACTGCGTTGGAAGACATTATACTCCAGGTCATGGAAATGATTAATGAAAATTCCAAAAGTCGTGGACGCGTAATAGATTTCAAAGAGATTCAATACGGCTACTACAGAGTGGATCCAATGCATGGGGCTGAATACATCTTAGACTTACTGCTTCtgtacaaaaaacacaagggACGTAAAATAACTGTGCCTGTGAGGCGCCACGCATACCTTCAGCAGTCCTTTAGTCGACCTTTCTTTCGTGAAAGCGAAGAGTTAAATGTGGCTGACCTCGTGACTGCGATCAACTCCGAATCCCAGTCCCTGTCTTTTCTGCCCAACTCTCTGAAATTCTTATCTCCTTTTCAGTTCTATGAGTCAACCAGGGAAATATGGGAGCAAAGCCAGAGGAAAGTCAACGTCCTCGTTCCCCTGTCTGGTCGCTATGACACCTTTGTCCGTTTTATGGAAAACTTTGAAAAAGTCTGTTTGATAcccaaacaaaatgtgaaactcTCTGTGATTCTGGTGGACAATGAGCGGTATGAGAACAAAGGAAAACATATACAGTTAATCAAAGAGTACAACCGGAAATACCCCAAAGCTGATCTGTCGGTGATTCCAATGACTGGAAACTTTTCGCGGGGGTTTGCTCTAGAGCTGGGCTCCTCGTTGTCCGACAATGGCACTCTACTCTTCTTTTGTGATGTGGATCTCATCTTTAATGCCGATGCCCTGCAACGCTGCAGAGATAACACCGTCCAAGGGAGACAGATCTATTTTCCTATCATATTTAGTCAGTACAACCCCAAGATAGTGTATGCTGAAAAGGCCCCAAGAGAAAACAATTTTGTTCTCACCAAGAAAGGTGGTTTTTGGCGTACTTACGGCTTTGGCATAGCATGTGTCGTCAAGAGTGATCTGCTAAAAGCTGGTGGATTTGACACTTCAATTCTTGGCTGGGGACTGGAAGACGTAGACCTTTTCACAAAAGTTATACATTCCGGTTTGAAAGTGTTGCGAAGTCAGGAACCGGGAATTATTCACATTTATCATCCTGTCCGTTGCAATTTGAGTCTTGACCCAAAGCAACTCAAAATGTGCCTGGGGTCAAAAGCGAGTACACACGCTTCGACGATGCAGTTAGCAGAGCTGTGGATGGAGAAACACATAGGAATTTATAATAAAACTTTATCCTGA